A genomic stretch from Edaphobacter aggregans includes:
- a CDS encoding division/cell wall cluster transcriptional repressor MraZ: MFRGNHPTRVDEKGRLKLPAEFKRRVDELYGPQFFITSKDGRRAEIWPLKEWEKIEAQLARLSPMDPVRKKFLDVTNYYGQMVEMDAQGRLLLPQLLRESAKATGEVNVLGVQTMLEVVNAESFKAEMKGERDAVELTVSDLTALAEKTKVSE; this comes from the coding sequence ATGTTTCGGGGAAATCACCCAACTCGCGTGGACGAAAAAGGCCGGCTGAAGCTGCCGGCGGAGTTCAAGCGCAGGGTCGATGAACTGTACGGACCTCAGTTTTTTATTACGAGCAAGGATGGACGGCGGGCTGAAATATGGCCGCTGAAGGAGTGGGAGAAGATCGAGGCGCAGTTGGCCAGGCTCTCACCGATGGATCCGGTAAGGAAGAAGTTTTTGGACGTAACGAACTACTACGGCCAGATGGTTGAGATGGATGCACAGGGTCGACTGCTGTTGCCGCAACTGTTGCGGGAGTCGGCGAAGGCGACCGGCGAGGTGAATGTGCTCGGCGTGCAGACGATGTTGGAAGTGGTGAATGCGGAGTCGTTCAAGGCCGAGATGAAGGGCGAACGCGATGCAGTTGAGTTGACAGTAAGCGATCTGACGGCTTTGGCAGAGAAGACGAAGGTTAGTGAGTAG
- a CDS encoding DUF2127 domain-containing protein, translating into MSRNAGHRDRGLLLIGLFKLGKAILFFLLGVGAIHLLHRDLGDEVMRLVTALKFDPESKVVALLLDKVDLIDAHRLKQISLATFAYSALALTEGVGLVLEKVWAEYLTLFLTISFLPWELYELARRPNWFRLSLLLINLAVLGYLLWLLRRKKVAAEIQVSS; encoded by the coding sequence GTGAGCAGGAATGCAGGGCATCGCGATCGCGGATTGCTTTTGATCGGGTTGTTCAAGCTGGGCAAGGCGATCCTGTTTTTTCTGCTAGGAGTGGGGGCGATCCATCTATTGCACAGGGATCTTGGGGACGAGGTGATGCGACTGGTGACAGCGCTGAAGTTCGATCCGGAGAGCAAGGTTGTGGCTCTGCTTCTGGACAAGGTGGATCTGATCGATGCGCATCGATTAAAGCAGATCAGCCTGGCGACGTTTGCCTACTCCGCGCTGGCGTTGACCGAAGGAGTGGGGCTGGTGCTCGAAAAAGTGTGGGCGGAGTATCTGACGCTTTTCCTGACGATCTCATTTCTTCCGTGGGAGTTGTATGAGCTGGCTCGGCGGCCGAATTGGTTTCGGTTGAGCCTGCTGCTGATCAATCTTGCCGTGCTTGGGTATCTGTTGTGGCTGCTGCGGCGGAAGAAGGTTGCGGCTGAGATTCAGGTATCCAGTTAA
- a CDS encoding ABC transporter ATP-binding protein: MTPAVSTTGLTRRFGDFTAVEDVNLSVAPGQFFGFLGPNGAGKSTTIKMLTGLLAPTSGSIEILGLDAATNPIEVKRQIGVVPEGLALFGRLTAAEYLRFVGRMYGLDRATTADRTHELLDFMNLAAEPKKLITDFSHGMQKKLALAAAVIHGPKILFLDEPFEGVDAIAAGTLKNMLQRMIARGATIFLTSHVLEIVERLCSHIAIIDRGRLIAQGSLEELRAGTKPLHTTPNGPSSPQHLTLEEIFVQIVGTQQIPSEPTTAVLPPPKELSWLG; encoded by the coding sequence ATGACCCCAGCCGTCTCCACCACAGGCCTCACTCGCCGCTTCGGCGACTTCACCGCAGTCGAAGACGTCAATCTTTCCGTCGCACCGGGCCAGTTCTTCGGCTTCCTCGGCCCTAACGGAGCCGGCAAGTCCACGACCATCAAGATGCTCACCGGCTTGCTCGCGCCCACCTCCGGCTCCATCGAGATTCTCGGCCTCGACGCCGCCACCAACCCCATCGAAGTCAAGCGTCAGATAGGCGTGGTCCCCGAAGGCCTCGCCCTCTTCGGCCGTCTAACCGCAGCCGAATACCTCCGCTTCGTCGGTCGCATGTACGGTCTCGACCGCGCCACCACCGCCGACCGTACCCACGAGCTTCTCGACTTCATGAACCTCGCGGCCGAACCCAAAAAGCTCATCACCGACTTTTCCCACGGCATGCAGAAAAAGCTCGCCCTCGCCGCCGCCGTCATTCATGGCCCCAAAATCCTCTTCCTCGACGAGCCCTTCGAAGGCGTAGACGCCATCGCAGCCGGCACCCTCAAAAACATGCTTCAACGCATGATCGCCCGCGGCGCAACCATCTTCCTCACCTCGCACGTCCTTGAAATCGTCGAACGCCTCTGCAGCCACATCGCCATCATCGACCGCGGCCGCCTCATCGCCCAGGGCTCCCTGGAAGAACTCCGCGCTGGCACGAAACCGCTCCACACGACTCCCAACGGCCCCTCCTCGCCGCAACACCTCACCCTCGAAGAGATCTTCGTCCAAATCGTCGGAACCCAGCAAATCCCCTCCGAGCCAACAACGGCCGTCCTGCCTCCCCCAAAGGAGCTCTCATGGCTCGGTTAA
- a CDS encoding SRPBCC family protein — protein sequence MRHTFTTEQWLPYPVHLVFAFFANPENLPHLMPRWQQAHIEQASLTTPTPRPAGTSALRTIAADLGSRITISFRPFPYSPIRIPWEAEITDFVWSDHFTDLQIRGPFAYWLHRHSVQPATRPDNAGRATHGTLLCDEVIYESPLGKLGELARYLFINRQLRNTFAYRQTQASKLLPFIP from the coding sequence ATGCGACATACCTTCACAACAGAGCAGTGGCTCCCATATCCAGTCCACCTGGTCTTCGCCTTCTTCGCCAATCCCGAAAACCTCCCACACCTCATGCCTCGCTGGCAGCAAGCCCACATCGAACAAGCATCGCTGACTACGCCTACACCACGCCCCGCCGGAACCTCGGCCCTCCGCACGATCGCAGCTGACCTCGGATCACGCATCACCATCAGCTTCCGCCCCTTCCCTTACTCTCCAATCCGCATCCCTTGGGAAGCCGAGATAACCGATTTCGTCTGGAGCGATCACTTCACCGACCTTCAGATCCGAGGCCCGTTCGCCTACTGGCTCCATCGCCACTCGGTACAGCCAGCAACCCGCCCCGACAATGCAGGCCGCGCAACTCACGGCACCCTTCTCTGTGACGAAGTTATCTACGAATCGCCTCTTGGCAAACTAGGAGAGCTGGCACGCTACCTCTTCATCAACCGCCAACTCCGCAACACCTTCGCCTATCGCCAGACTCAAGCCAGCAAACTCCTGCCCTTTATTCCCTAA
- the dxs gene encoding 1-deoxy-D-xylulose-5-phosphate synthase, with protein MSTYLEKINSPADVKKLSMVELERLAEEIRERLIIGVSKTGGHIGPNLGVVELTLAMHYVFDTPADSFVFDVSHQAYVHKLLTGREKLFHTIRQPNGLNGFMLRTESEHDSYGAGHAGTALSAALGMAVARDMSGGSEHIVALAGDAAFTNGISYEALNNIAAQTKRLIVVLNDNAWSIDKNVGAIAEYFHKIVMNPTISSWHDKAAELLERFGGKTVRHVARKAEEAAKGLIGPGTLFEEFGISYFGPIDGHNLPLLIETFKFLKQQNKPVVLHAITQKGKGFQPALEKQKKFHGLGPYDAETGETKSAGQKTYSEIFAESLTKLATENEKVVAITAAMPNGTALDLFRPHHPSRYFDVGIAEEHAVIFAAGMATKGYKPFCAIYSTFLQRAFDPVVHDVCLQNLPVVFCMDRGGLSGDDGPTHHGLFDISYLRSVPNLIHMVPKDEDELQDMMYTAMLHEGPSAIRYPRGTGPGVAVKAQPLALEIGKAEVIKDSGRTDVAIFGLGAMLPEAVRLAEMLEREGFSAAVINPRFAKPIDKACVGEFGGRCGLVITLEDHMLAGGFGSAVLETLSGLELQVPVVRVGWPDEFIEHGKVEALREKYGLTAEAALAKARPYLSKMMEQILAKHA; from the coding sequence ATGAGTACGTATCTTGAGAAGATCAATTCCCCGGCAGATGTGAAGAAGTTGTCGATGGTGGAGTTGGAGCGGCTTGCGGAAGAGATTCGCGAGCGGTTAATCATTGGGGTTTCGAAGACAGGTGGCCACATCGGACCGAATCTGGGTGTTGTTGAACTGACGCTCGCGATGCACTATGTGTTCGATACGCCTGCGGACAGCTTTGTCTTCGATGTGAGCCATCAGGCGTATGTGCATAAGCTGCTGACCGGGCGGGAGAAGTTGTTCCATACGATTCGACAGCCGAATGGGTTGAATGGCTTTATGCTGCGCACGGAGAGCGAGCATGACAGCTATGGCGCGGGTCATGCTGGTACGGCGCTGAGTGCGGCGTTGGGAATGGCTGTGGCCCGGGATATGTCGGGTGGGAGCGAACATATTGTCGCACTGGCTGGGGATGCTGCGTTTACGAATGGGATCTCGTATGAGGCGCTGAACAATATTGCAGCGCAGACAAAGCGGCTGATTGTGGTGTTGAACGACAATGCGTGGTCGATCGATAAGAACGTCGGAGCGATTGCGGAGTACTTCCACAAGATTGTGATGAATCCGACGATCTCGAGCTGGCATGACAAGGCCGCGGAGTTGTTGGAGCGGTTTGGCGGCAAGACGGTTCGTCACGTGGCACGCAAGGCCGAAGAGGCTGCGAAGGGCTTGATCGGGCCGGGTACGTTGTTTGAAGAATTTGGGATTAGTTACTTTGGGCCGATCGATGGGCATAATTTGCCGCTGCTGATTGAGACGTTCAAATTTTTGAAGCAGCAGAACAAGCCTGTGGTGCTGCATGCGATTACGCAGAAGGGCAAAGGCTTTCAGCCAGCGCTGGAGAAGCAGAAGAAGTTTCATGGGCTGGGGCCGTATGACGCGGAGACGGGTGAGACGAAGTCGGCGGGGCAGAAGACTTATTCGGAGATATTTGCCGAGTCGCTGACGAAGCTGGCTACGGAGAACGAGAAGGTAGTGGCGATTACGGCGGCGATGCCGAATGGGACGGCGCTGGATTTGTTTCGGCCGCATCATCCTTCGCGGTACTTCGACGTAGGGATTGCCGAGGAACATGCGGTGATCTTTGCGGCGGGTATGGCTACGAAGGGGTACAAGCCGTTTTGCGCGATCTACTCGACGTTTTTGCAGCGTGCGTTCGATCCGGTTGTGCATGATGTATGCCTGCAGAATTTGCCGGTTGTGTTCTGTATGGATCGCGGCGGGTTGAGTGGCGATGATGGGCCGACGCACCATGGGCTGTTTGACATCAGCTATCTGCGGAGCGTGCCGAACCTGATTCACATGGTTCCAAAGGACGAGGACGAACTGCAGGACATGATGTATACGGCGATGCTGCACGAGGGGCCGAGCGCGATTCGATATCCACGTGGAACGGGGCCGGGCGTGGCGGTGAAGGCTCAGCCGCTGGCGCTGGAGATTGGTAAGGCTGAGGTGATTAAGGACTCAGGACGTACTGATGTTGCCATCTTTGGTCTAGGAGCGATGCTGCCTGAGGCCGTGCGGCTGGCGGAGATGCTGGAGCGGGAAGGGTTTTCCGCTGCGGTGATCAACCCGCGGTTTGCCAAGCCTATCGATAAGGCCTGTGTGGGAGAGTTCGGCGGTCGCTGTGGGTTGGTCATTACGCTGGAGGACCATATGCTCGCGGGTGGGTTTGGATCTGCGGTGCTGGAGACACTGAGTGGGCTTGAACTGCAGGTTCCTGTGGTGCGCGTTGGCTGGCCCGATGAGTTTATCGAGCATGGCAAGGTTGAGGCGCTTCGTGAAAAGTATGGGCTGACTGCGGAGGCTGCACTTGCAAAAGCGCGGCCCTACCTGAGCAAAATGATGGAGCAGATTCTGGCTAAGCATGCTTAG
- a CDS encoding YybH family protein, giving the protein MSKHAQLRLAAATLCIVATLPLAAQTGANTPTPPSFDPLAQSPAITSPLTQPTLSPGVLLLMELEGRFAQAVATGGGKAFATWFADDAVTLNNGRPAVLGRANIAAQADWDPKTYQLTWTPQGAQMGPSNDMGFTWGHYEGHSKDQNGNPVVISGRYMTVWKKMPDNTWKVAMDASSTEPPATGECCVLPKP; this is encoded by the coding sequence ATGTCTAAGCACGCCCAACTGCGCCTTGCTGCAGCGACTCTTTGCATCGTTGCGACCCTCCCGCTCGCCGCCCAAACCGGCGCAAACACCCCTACTCCTCCAAGCTTCGACCCCCTGGCCCAATCCCCGGCCATCACAAGCCCACTCACCCAGCCGACCCTATCGCCTGGCGTCCTCCTTCTAATGGAGCTTGAGGGCCGCTTCGCCCAGGCCGTCGCCACCGGAGGCGGCAAAGCCTTCGCCACCTGGTTCGCCGACGACGCCGTCACCCTCAACAACGGACGCCCCGCAGTCCTCGGCCGAGCCAACATAGCCGCCCAGGCCGACTGGGACCCCAAGACCTACCAGCTCACCTGGACCCCGCAAGGCGCACAGATGGGCCCGTCCAACGACATGGGCTTCACCTGGGGACACTACGAAGGCCATTCCAAGGACCAAAATGGGAATCCCGTCGTCATCTCAGGTCGCTACATGACCGTCTGGAAAAAAATGCCCGATAACACCTGGAAAGTAGCCATGGATGCAAGCTCAACCGAGCCTCCCGCAACGGGCGAATGCTGTGTACTTCCAAAACCTTAG
- the rsmH gene encoding 16S rRNA (cytosine(1402)-N(4))-methyltransferase RsmH, translating to MKRPQHVPVLLDEVLEYLNVRPGGVYVDATLGLAGHSSEIARRLGAKGRLICFDRDPQAMELGKARLEEVKAEMGEEMPEVVFVPKAFSGASGEIKAGSLDGLLADFGVSSLQLDEAQRGFSFRSEGPLDMRMDTRSGETAEQVVNQEDENELADLIYEFGEERRSRRIARAIVRARPITTTAELARVISAAAPSMKGDKIHPATRTFQALRIRVNDELGEIRTLLESAPSLLKPGGRLVLISFHSLEDRLVKDAFREAGRTKMFEVLTKKPVVAGEEEEMRNPRARSAKMRAAEKI from the coding sequence ATGAAGAGACCGCAACATGTGCCGGTTCTTTTAGATGAAGTTTTGGAGTACCTGAATGTGCGGCCGGGCGGCGTCTACGTGGACGCGACGCTGGGTCTGGCGGGGCACTCCTCGGAGATAGCGAGGAGGCTGGGCGCGAAGGGCAGGTTGATCTGCTTTGATCGCGATCCGCAGGCGATGGAGTTGGGAAAGGCACGGCTCGAAGAAGTAAAGGCCGAGATGGGAGAAGAGATGCCGGAGGTGGTGTTTGTACCGAAGGCGTTCTCGGGGGCCAGTGGCGAGATAAAGGCAGGAAGCCTGGATGGTTTGCTTGCGGACTTCGGCGTGAGCAGCCTGCAGCTGGACGAGGCACAGAGGGGATTCAGTTTTCGGTCAGAAGGTCCACTAGACATGCGGATGGATACGCGCAGTGGAGAGACGGCCGAGCAAGTGGTAAATCAGGAAGACGAAAACGAACTCGCCGACCTGATTTACGAATTCGGAGAGGAAAGGAGGTCGCGGAGAATCGCCAGAGCCATTGTGAGGGCCCGGCCGATAACGACGACGGCAGAGTTAGCCAGAGTGATATCGGCTGCGGCCCCATCAATGAAAGGGGACAAGATTCATCCGGCGACACGGACCTTTCAGGCGCTTCGGATTCGAGTGAATGATGAGCTGGGGGAGATCAGGACGCTGCTGGAAAGCGCGCCGTCTCTGTTGAAGCCGGGAGGAAGGCTGGTGTTGATCAGCTTCCACTCGCTGGAGGACCGGTTGGTGAAGGATGCGTTTCGTGAGGCCGGTCGAACCAAAATGTTTGAGGTTTTGACGAAGAAGCCAGTTGTGGCTGGTGAAGAAGAAGAGATGCGGAATCCGCGAGCAAGAAGTGCAAAGATGCGGGCGGCAGAGAAGATTTAG
- a CDS encoding toll/interleukin-1 receptor domain-containing protein, with protein sequence MGTFFSYSHVDTDFTVRLTGDLKAAGAMVWLDKDIAPGDRWDMTVQDALKNCQHLLVILSPDSVNSPNVLDEVAFGLESKKTVIPILYRECEIPFRLGRVQWIDFRTDYAHGLERLVERLGLESKEAARQETPPRPAYVPPPAPAARPALESEHTNRSVFRSAILPVGGVVLAGVLFALFVMPRFSHKTAEVGAQTSTPPTAQPEPSQVTQTSPARALPHLTYGIWTLHNAIDDSKNDWSNSVLQFTSQEPTPDGLLLKGTFNWRLNGELAGTEEVTGHYVEATRQVILEGTSIKSVHPRQLHLAMGSYSATLGPEGRRLLDGRWGSTATEAGVPGQWEASR encoded by the coding sequence TTGGGTACCTTTTTCAGCTACAGCCATGTGGACACAGACTTTACGGTTCGACTGACAGGTGACCTGAAGGCTGCCGGAGCAATGGTTTGGCTGGATAAGGATATTGCTCCAGGTGACCGGTGGGACATGACGGTACAGGATGCTTTGAAGAATTGTCAGCATCTGCTGGTGATTCTGTCGCCGGATTCGGTGAACTCTCCGAATGTGCTGGATGAGGTGGCGTTTGGGCTGGAGTCGAAGAAGACGGTGATTCCGATTCTGTATCGGGAGTGCGAGATTCCGTTTCGGTTGGGGCGGGTTCAGTGGATCGATTTCAGGACAGATTATGCGCATGGGCTTGAGCGGCTGGTGGAGAGACTTGGACTAGAGTCAAAGGAGGCGGCTCGACAAGAGACACCGCCAAGACCTGCGTATGTACCGCCGCCTGCGCCGGCGGCCAGACCCGCACTCGAATCTGAACACACGAATCGATCGGTGTTTCGATCAGCGATTCTTCCTGTGGGCGGAGTAGTGCTTGCCGGTGTGCTTTTTGCCCTTTTTGTAATGCCGAGATTTAGTCACAAGACGGCGGAGGTGGGGGCTCAGACGTCGACTCCTCCTACTGCGCAGCCTGAGCCATCTCAGGTAACGCAAACCTCTCCCGCGCGTGCTCTTCCTCACCTGACGTATGGGATATGGACACTGCATAATGCGATCGATGACAGCAAGAATGACTGGAGCAATTCGGTTCTCCAGTTCACATCGCAGGAGCCGACGCCGGATGGTTTGTTGCTGAAGGGGACATTCAACTGGCGGCTGAATGGTGAATTAGCCGGCACCGAAGAGGTTACGGGTCACTATGTGGAAGCGACACGGCAGGTGATTCTTGAGGGAACATCTATAAAAAGTGTGCATCCGCGTCAGTTACATCTGGCAATGGGCTCATATTCGGCGACGCTGGGGCCGGAGGGTCGACGTCTCTTGGACGGGCGATGGGGTTCAACGGCAACGGAGGCAGGAGTGCCAGGGCAGTGGGAGGCTAGTCGCTGA
- a CDS encoding class II aldolase/adducin family protein — MTQYLTHQTIHVDRADLESSFPSSELDLRRQLVRFGRWVHRLGYTPGTAGNLSVRLDDHLILATPTGCSKGLLHAVDMVLIDNDGNKLSGTRNVTSEIGMHLAVYRMRPDVQAIVHTHPPIATAFAACGKALDQPICSEILMTTGLVPLAPYATTGTEEVSASLEPFIPDHDAILLANHGLLTYGSSLPDAFMKTETVEHFAQVCLSAHQLGGASPLRDIDIAKLQQARARYKLNASRGPSCR; from the coding sequence ATGACACAATATCTGACGCACCAGACCATTCACGTCGACCGCGCCGATCTCGAATCGTCGTTCCCTTCCTCCGAGTTGGATCTTCGCAGGCAGCTCGTCCGCTTCGGCAGATGGGTTCACCGCCTCGGCTACACCCCCGGCACCGCCGGCAATCTCTCCGTTCGACTCGACGACCACCTTATCCTCGCCACGCCCACCGGCTGTAGCAAGGGCCTCCTGCACGCCGTCGACATGGTCCTCATCGACAACGATGGCAACAAGCTCTCCGGAACCCGCAACGTCACCAGCGAGATCGGTATGCATCTCGCCGTCTACCGTATGCGACCCGACGTACAAGCCATCGTCCACACCCACCCGCCCATCGCGACCGCCTTCGCCGCATGCGGCAAAGCCCTCGATCAACCCATCTGTTCCGAAATCCTGATGACCACCGGCCTCGTCCCGCTGGCCCCCTACGCCACCACAGGAACCGAAGAAGTCAGCGCCAGCCTCGAACCCTTCATCCCTGATCACGACGCCATCCTGCTCGCAAACCACGGCCTGCTGACCTACGGCTCCTCCCTGCCCGACGCCTTCATGAAGACCGAAACCGTCGAGCACTTCGCCCAGGTCTGCCTCTCCGCACATCAACTAGGAGGAGCCTCGCCCCTCCGCGACATCGACATCGCCAAACTCCAGCAGGCCCGCGCCCGATACAAACTCAACGCCTCCCGCGGCCCATCCTGCCGCTAG
- a CDS encoding radical SAM protein, which translates to MKSSEVMQAWKSILLGRRPSLSIEITRECPLRCPGCYAFDPAHLGGEGNITLRQLSDYKEDALVKNVLRVVDEYQPLHVSLVGGDPLVRYRELEALLPEFDRRGIHVQIVTSAFRPIPAHWADFKRLNIVVSIDGLQPEHDIRRAPATYERILKNLAEATVTIHCTITGQIADQPGYLERFLQFWTERPEANKVWMSIFTPQQRATGPEILTPRARAKVITELLRLRPLYPILDMHESALREFLHPPQSPADCIFARTTHTISADLKTVITPCQFGGNPDCSQCGCIASMGLAAVGHHKVVGGLTAGHLFKASDIVGRNLKKLLDHPNKRSAIQ; encoded by the coding sequence GTGAAGTCTTCAGAAGTAATGCAGGCATGGAAGTCCATCCTCTTAGGCAGACGTCCGTCGTTATCGATCGAGATCACCCGTGAATGTCCCCTCCGCTGTCCCGGATGCTACGCCTTCGATCCAGCCCACCTCGGCGGCGAAGGCAACATCACCCTTCGCCAATTGTCTGATTACAAAGAAGACGCACTCGTCAAAAATGTCCTCCGCGTAGTCGACGAGTATCAGCCTCTCCACGTCTCCCTCGTCGGCGGCGACCCCCTCGTCCGATATCGCGAGCTCGAAGCCCTCCTGCCCGAGTTCGACCGTCGCGGCATTCACGTCCAGATCGTTACCAGCGCCTTCCGCCCCATTCCCGCCCATTGGGCCGACTTCAAACGCCTCAATATCGTGGTCTCCATAGACGGTCTGCAACCCGAACACGATATTCGCCGCGCACCTGCGACCTACGAGCGTATATTGAAGAATCTTGCGGAGGCGACCGTTACGATCCACTGCACCATCACCGGCCAGATTGCGGACCAGCCCGGCTATCTTGAGCGCTTCCTTCAGTTCTGGACCGAGCGCCCCGAAGCCAACAAGGTCTGGATGAGCATCTTTACCCCTCAGCAACGCGCAACAGGCCCGGAAATCCTTACGCCAAGAGCGCGCGCAAAGGTCATCACCGAACTCCTCCGTCTCCGTCCCCTCTATCCCATCCTCGACATGCACGAGTCAGCACTCCGGGAGTTCCTCCATCCGCCCCAGTCTCCTGCGGACTGCATCTTCGCCCGCACCACCCACACCATCTCTGCCGATCTCAAGACCGTCATCACCCCTTGCCAATTCGGCGGCAATCCCGACTGCTCTCAATGTGGCTGCATAGCATCCATGGGCCTCGCGGCAGTCGGTCACCACAAAGTCGTCGGCGGCCTCACCGCCGGCCATCTCTTCAAAGCCTCCGACATCGTCGGAAGAAACCTTAAGAAGCTTTTAGATCATCCCAACAAGAGGTCCGCGATCCAATGA
- a CDS encoding dicarboxylate/amino acid:cation symporter, translating to MENVRSERVLVAVAACLLAAGIALGLMYGGAGHGVAMVLRWLGVVVLMVFAWRRRSVTPWIFVAMVAGAEVGFDAPAVGVGLRVFSDIFLRLIKTIVAPLILATLVTGIAGHGDLKGVGRMGVKSLVYFEVVTTLALVVGLVAINISKAGVGLHVPEVVSSGEVVTAPPPTHWQDFLLHVFPENIAKSVAEGQILQVAVFAVFFGIALATLSEEKRAPVLRLCESLSEVMFKFTNVVMYFAPIGVGAAMAYTVGHMGLGVLVNLGKLLLTIYGALVAFGLLVLLPIALLFKVPVKRFLVAVAEPATIAFATSTSEAALPRAMESMEALGVPRRIVSFVIPAGYSFNLDGSTLYLAAASIFVAQAAGVHLSLGEQLLMMGTLMLTSKGVAGVPRATLVVLLATAATFRLPTEPIFVILGIDALADMARTTVNVVGNCLASVVVAKWEGQFGAEPVSEVVLEGMAE from the coding sequence ATGGAAAACGTGCGTTCAGAACGGGTTTTAGTGGCGGTGGCGGCGTGCTTGTTGGCTGCGGGGATTGCTCTGGGGCTGATGTATGGGGGGGCTGGGCACGGCGTTGCAATGGTGCTGCGGTGGTTGGGTGTGGTGGTGTTGATGGTGTTTGCGTGGCGGCGGCGGTCGGTGACGCCCTGGATCTTCGTAGCGATGGTGGCGGGGGCAGAGGTGGGGTTCGATGCTCCGGCGGTTGGGGTGGGGCTGCGGGTGTTTAGCGATATCTTTTTGAGGCTGATCAAGACGATTGTGGCTCCGCTGATTCTGGCGACACTGGTGACGGGGATTGCGGGGCATGGCGATTTGAAGGGCGTGGGGCGGATGGGCGTGAAGAGCCTCGTCTACTTCGAGGTGGTGACGACGCTGGCGCTGGTGGTGGGGCTGGTGGCGATCAATATCAGCAAGGCCGGGGTCGGGCTGCATGTGCCTGAGGTGGTGAGCAGCGGCGAGGTGGTTACGGCTCCTCCGCCTACACATTGGCAGGACTTTTTGCTGCATGTGTTTCCGGAGAATATTGCTAAGTCGGTGGCGGAGGGGCAGATTCTGCAGGTGGCGGTGTTTGCGGTCTTCTTTGGGATTGCTCTGGCTACTTTGAGTGAGGAGAAGCGGGCGCCTGTGCTGCGGCTTTGCGAGAGCCTGAGCGAGGTGATGTTCAAGTTCACCAATGTGGTGATGTACTTTGCGCCGATTGGGGTGGGCGCGGCGATGGCGTATACGGTCGGGCATATGGGGCTGGGCGTGCTGGTGAATCTGGGCAAGCTGCTGCTGACGATCTATGGGGCTCTGGTGGCGTTTGGGCTGCTGGTGCTGCTGCCGATTGCTTTGCTGTTCAAGGTGCCGGTGAAGAGATTTCTGGTAGCGGTGGCTGAGCCGGCTACGATTGCGTTTGCTACATCGACGAGTGAGGCGGCGCTGCCGCGGGCGATGGAGTCGATGGAGGCGTTGGGGGTTCCGCGGCGGATTGTGTCGTTTGTGATTCCGGCGGGATATAGCTTCAATCTGGATGGGTCGACGCTTTACCTGGCTGCTGCGAGCATCTTTGTGGCGCAGGCGGCGGGGGTGCATCTTTCGTTGGGTGAGCAGCTTTTGATGATGGGGACTCTGATGTTGACCAGTAAGGGTGTGGCGGGGGTTCCGAGGGCTACGCTGGTTGTGCTGTTGGCTACTGCGGCTACGTTTCGGCTACCTACGGAGCCGATCTTTGTGATTTTGGGTATCGATGCGCTGGCGGATATGGCTCGGACGACGGTGAATGTGGTGGGGAATTGCCTGGCAAGTGTGGTGGTTGCGAAGTGGGAGGGGCAGTTTGGGGCAGAGCCGGTAAGCGAGGTTGTGCTGGAGGGGATGGCTGAGTAA